The proteins below are encoded in one region of Telopea speciosissima isolate NSW1024214 ecotype Mountain lineage chromosome 10, Tspe_v1, whole genome shotgun sequence:
- the LOC122641682 gene encoding probable galactinol--sucrose galactosyltransferase 2 isoform X2, with the protein MTVTPKIYINDGNLVVHGKTVLTGVPDNIVLTPGTGGLVGGAFVGATSSASKSLHVFPMGILEGLRFMCCFRFKLWWMTQRMGTCGKDVPLETQFMLIESKDGTVDDEANQGDTPTIYTVFLPLLEGQFRAVLQGNENNEIEICLESGDNAVETNQGLHMVYMHAGTNPFDVINQAVKAVEKHMQTFLHREKKKLPSFLDWFGWCTWDAFYTDVTAEGVDEGLKSLSKGGTPPRFVIIDDGWQQIGNEAKDSNCVVQEGAQFASRLTGIKENEKFQKNGQNNDQVPGLMIVVDEAKQNHNVKFVYVWHALAGYWGGVKPAATGMEHYDTALAYPVQSPGVMGNQPDIVMDSLAVHGLGLVPPKKVFNFYNELHAYLASCGVDGVKVDVQNIIETLGEGHGGRVALTRAYHQALEASIARNFPDNGCIACMCHNTDGMYSAKQTAVVRASDDFYPRDPASHTIHISSVAYNTLFLGEFMQPDWDMFHSLHPAAEYHAAARAIGGCAIYVSDKPGNHNFELLKKLVLPDGSVLRAQLPGRPTRDCLFVDTARDGTSLLKIWNTNKCSGVVGVFNCQGAGWCKITKKTRIHDASPGTLSGSVRATDVEVMAQIAGADWNGETIVYAHKSGEVIRLPKGASLPVTLKVLEYELYHFCPLKEITSNISFAPIGQLDMFNSSGFVEQYEIEKANDKKPELFDCEVASEHPSLPSNNRSPTATIVFKVRGMWPVWCLLITAPSEVN; encoded by the exons ATGACGGTGACACCGAAAATCTACATCAACGATGGAAACCTGGTTGTGCATGGGAAGACTGTACTGACGGGAGTACCCGACAACATTGTGCTGACTCCGGGGACCGGCGGGCTCGTCGGAGGTGCCTTTGTCGGTGCAACATCGTCTGCTAGCAAAAGCCTCCATGTTTTTCCCATGGGTATATTAGA GGGTCTCCGATTCATGTGCTGTTTCCGGTTCAAGCTATGGTGGATGACCCAGAGAATGGGGACCTGTGGAAAAGATGTTCCATTGGAGACCCAATTCATGCTCATCGAGAGCAAAGACGGCACTGTTGATGATGAAGCCAACCAAGGAGACACACCAACCATCTACACCgtcttcctccctcttcttgAAGGCCAGTTCCGTGCCGTTCTTCAGGGCAACGAGAACAATGAGATAGAGATTTGCCTCGAGAGTG GAGACAATGCTGTTGAGACAAATCAAGGGCTTCACATGGTCTACATGCATGCTGGAACCAATCCTTTCGATGTCATCAACCAGGCTGTAaa GGCCGTCGAAAAACATATGCAAACTTTCCTTCACagggagaagaaaaaa TTGCCTTCTTTCCTTGACTGGTTTGGCTGGTGTACGTGGGACGCTTTCTATACCGACGTTACAGCTGAGGGCGTCGACGAAGGCCTTAAAAG CCTATCTAAGGGTGGAACCCCACCACGTTTCGTGATCATCGATGATGGTTGGCAACAGATAGGCAACGAGGCAAAAGATTCCAACTGCGTCGTCCAAGAAGGAGCACA ATTCGCTAGCAGACTCACGGgaattaaagaaaatgaaaagttCCAAAAGAATGGCCAGAACAATGACCAAGTGCCAGGTCTGATGATCGTCGTAGATGAAGCAAAGCAAAACCACAACGTGAA ATTTGTGTATGTATGGCATGCACTTGCTGGTTATTGGGGTGGGGTGAAACCGGCTGCTACAGGCATGGAGCACTACGACACTGCATTGGCGTACCCAGTCCAGTCACCAGGAGTAATGGGCAACCAGCCAGACATTGTCATGGACAGCCTTGCTGTGCATGGACTTGGGCTTGTGCCCCCAAAGAAGGTGTTCAACTTCTATAACGAGCTTCATGCCTACCTTGCCTCTTGTGGGGTTGATGGAGTTAAGGTCGATGTCCAGAACATCATTGAGACCCTTGGGGAAGGCCATGGTGGCCGTGTTGCACTCACCCGTGCCTATCACCAGGCCCTAGAAGCCTCCATTGCTCGCAACTTCCCTGACAATGGCTGCATTGCTTGCATGTGCCATAACACTGATGGGATGTACAGTGCCAAGCAGACGGCTGTGGTGAGAGCTTCTGATGACTTCTACCCTCGGGACCCAGCATCTCACACCATCCACATATCCTCGGTGGCATACAACACTCTTTTCCTTGGAGAATTCATGCAACCCGACTGGGATATGTTCCAT AGTCTACACCCAGCTGCAGAGTATCATGCTGCTGCTCGAGCAATTGGTGGTTGTGCTATCTATGTCAG TGACAAGCCAGGCAACCACAACTTCGAGCTCTTGAAGAAGCTGGTCCTCCCTGACGGGTCTGTACTGCGTGCCCAGCTCCCTGGCCGGCCGACACGTGATTGTCTTTTTGTGGACACTGCTAGAGATGGAACCAG CTTGCTGAAAATATGGAACACAAACAAATGCTCTGGCGTGGTGGGTGTGTTCAACTGCCAAGGTGCTGGATGGTGCAAGATTACCAAGAAGACACGCATTCACGATGCATCCCCTGGCACACTCTCTGGCTCTGTCCGTGCCACTGATGTTGAAGTAATGGCTCAAATTGCTGGAGCTGATTGGAATGGTGAAACCATTGTCTATGCCCATAAATCAG GGGAGGTGATTCGGCTACCAAAAGGTGCTTCACTGCCGGTGACCCTAAAGGTCCTGGAGTATGAACTCTACCACTTCTGTCCTCTCAAG GAAATCACATCCAACATCTCCTTTGCACCTATAGGACAGCTTGATATGTTCAACTCCAGTGGATTTGTGGAGCAATACGAAATTGAGAAGGCTAATGACAAGAAACCAGAGCTGTTTGATTGTGAAGTTGCATCCGAGCATCCAAGTTTACCCAGCAACAACAGGTCGCCCACTGCAACTATAGTCTTCAAAGTCAGGGGGATGTGGCCAGTTTGGTGCCTACTCATCACAGCGCCCTCTGAAGTGAACTGA
- the LOC122641682 gene encoding probable galactinol--sucrose galactosyltransferase 2 isoform X1: protein MTVTPKIYINDGNLVVHGKTVLTGVPDNIVLTPGTGGLVGGAFVGATSSASKSLHVFPMGILEGLRFMCCFRFKLWWMTQRMGTCGKDVPLETQFMLIESKDGTVDDEANQGDTPTIYTVFLPLLEGQFRAVLQGNENNEIEICLESGDNAVETNQGLHMVYMHAGTNPFDVINQAVKAVEKHMQTFLHREKKKLPSFLDWFGWCTWDAFYTDVTAEGVDEGLKSLSKGGTPPRFVIIDDGWQQIGNEAKDSNCVVQEGAQFASRLTGIKENEKFQKNGQNNDQVPGLMIVVDEAKQNHNVKFVYVWHALAGYWGGVKPAATGMEHYDTALAYPVQSPGVMGNQPDIVMDSLAVHGLGLVPPKKVFNFYNELHAYLASCGVDGVKVDVQNIIETLGEGHGGRVALTRAYHQALEASIARNFPDNGCIACMCHNTDGMYSAKQTAVVRASDDFYPRDPASHTIHISSVAYNTLFLGEFMQPDWDMFHSLHPAAEYHAAARAIGGCAIYVSDKPGNHNFELLKKLVLPDGSVLRAQLPGRPTRDCLFVDTARDGTSLLKIWNTNKCSGVVGVFNCQGAGWCKITKKTRIHDASPGTLSGSVRATDVEVMAQIAGADWNGETIVYAHKSGEVIRLPKGASLPVTLKVLEYELYHFCPLKEMTSNISFAPIGLLDMFNSSGSVEQYEVEKATDKKAELFDGEVASEHPSLLSENRSPIATIVLKVRGCGRFGAYSSQRPLKCTVGNKETEFKYNPDTGLLTLTIPAPEEEMYRWPVEIQV from the exons ATGACGGTGACACCGAAAATCTACATCAACGATGGAAACCTGGTTGTGCATGGGAAGACTGTACTGACGGGAGTACCCGACAACATTGTGCTGACTCCGGGGACCGGCGGGCTCGTCGGAGGTGCCTTTGTCGGTGCAACATCGTCTGCTAGCAAAAGCCTCCATGTTTTTCCCATGGGTATATTAGA GGGTCTCCGATTCATGTGCTGTTTCCGGTTCAAGCTATGGTGGATGACCCAGAGAATGGGGACCTGTGGAAAAGATGTTCCATTGGAGACCCAATTCATGCTCATCGAGAGCAAAGACGGCACTGTTGATGATGAAGCCAACCAAGGAGACACACCAACCATCTACACCgtcttcctccctcttcttgAAGGCCAGTTCCGTGCCGTTCTTCAGGGCAACGAGAACAATGAGATAGAGATTTGCCTCGAGAGTG GAGACAATGCTGTTGAGACAAATCAAGGGCTTCACATGGTCTACATGCATGCTGGAACCAATCCTTTCGATGTCATCAACCAGGCTGTAaa GGCCGTCGAAAAACATATGCAAACTTTCCTTCACagggagaagaaaaaa TTGCCTTCTTTCCTTGACTGGTTTGGCTGGTGTACGTGGGACGCTTTCTATACCGACGTTACAGCTGAGGGCGTCGACGAAGGCCTTAAAAG CCTATCTAAGGGTGGAACCCCACCACGTTTCGTGATCATCGATGATGGTTGGCAACAGATAGGCAACGAGGCAAAAGATTCCAACTGCGTCGTCCAAGAAGGAGCACA ATTCGCTAGCAGACTCACGGgaattaaagaaaatgaaaagttCCAAAAGAATGGCCAGAACAATGACCAAGTGCCAGGTCTGATGATCGTCGTAGATGAAGCAAAGCAAAACCACAACGTGAA ATTTGTGTATGTATGGCATGCACTTGCTGGTTATTGGGGTGGGGTGAAACCGGCTGCTACAGGCATGGAGCACTACGACACTGCATTGGCGTACCCAGTCCAGTCACCAGGAGTAATGGGCAACCAGCCAGACATTGTCATGGACAGCCTTGCTGTGCATGGACTTGGGCTTGTGCCCCCAAAGAAGGTGTTCAACTTCTATAACGAGCTTCATGCCTACCTTGCCTCTTGTGGGGTTGATGGAGTTAAGGTCGATGTCCAGAACATCATTGAGACCCTTGGGGAAGGCCATGGTGGCCGTGTTGCACTCACCCGTGCCTATCACCAGGCCCTAGAAGCCTCCATTGCTCGCAACTTCCCTGACAATGGCTGCATTGCTTGCATGTGCCATAACACTGATGGGATGTACAGTGCCAAGCAGACGGCTGTGGTGAGAGCTTCTGATGACTTCTACCCTCGGGACCCAGCATCTCACACCATCCACATATCCTCGGTGGCATACAACACTCTTTTCCTTGGAGAATTCATGCAACCCGACTGGGATATGTTCCAT AGTCTACACCCAGCTGCAGAGTATCATGCTGCTGCTCGAGCAATTGGTGGTTGTGCTATCTATGTCAG TGACAAGCCAGGCAACCACAACTTCGAGCTCTTGAAGAAGCTGGTCCTCCCTGACGGGTCTGTACTGCGTGCCCAGCTCCCTGGCCGGCCGACACGTGATTGTCTTTTTGTGGACACTGCTAGAGATGGAACCAG CTTGCTGAAAATATGGAACACAAACAAATGCTCTGGCGTGGTGGGTGTGTTCAACTGCCAAGGTGCTGGATGGTGCAAGATTACCAAGAAGACACGCATTCACGATGCATCCCCTGGCACACTCTCTGGCTCTGTCCGTGCCACTGATGTTGAAGTAATGGCTCAAATTGCTGGAGCTGATTGGAATGGTGAAACCATTGTCTATGCCCATAAATCAG GGGAGGTGATTCGGCTACCAAAAGGTGCTTCACTGCCGGTGACCCTAAAGGTCCTGGAGTATGAACTCTACCACTTCTGTCCTCTCAAG GAAATGACATCCAACATCTCCTTTGCACCTATAGGACTGCTCGACATGTTCAACTCCAGTGGATCTGTGGAGCAATACGAAGTTGAGAAGGCTACTGACAAGAAAGCAGAATTGTTTGATGGAGAAGTTGCATCCGAGCATCCAAGTTTGCTAAGCGAGAACAGATCGCCAATTGCAACCATAGTCCTCAAAGTCAGGGGATGTGGCCGGTTTGGTGCCTACTCATCTCAGCGCCCACTGAAGTGCACTGTGGGTAACAAGGAAACCGAATTCAAATACAACCCTGACACTGGACTACTGACTTTGACCATCCCAGCCCCAGAGGAGGAGATGTACAGATGGCCTGTTGAAATCCAAGTTTAA
- the LOC122641682 gene encoding probable galactinol--sucrose galactosyltransferase 2 isoform X3, whose protein sequence is MTVTPKIYINDGNLVVHGKTVLTGVPDNIVLTPGTGGLVGGAFVGATSSASKSLHVFPMGILEGLRFMCCFRFKLWWMTQRMGTCGKDVPLETQFMLIESKDGTVDDEANQGDTPTIYTVFLPLLEGQFRAVLQGNENNEIEICLESGDNAVETNQGLHMVYMHAGTNPFDVINQAVKAVEKHMQTFLHREKKKLPSFLDWFGWCTWDAFYTDVTAEGVDEGLKSLSKGGTPPRFVIIDDGWQQIGNEAKDSNCVVQEGAQFASRLTGIKENEKFQKNGQNNDQVPGLMIVVDEAKQNHNVKFVYVWHALAGYWGGVKPAATGMEHYDTALAYPVQSPGVMGNQPDIVMDSLAVHGLGLVPPKKVFNFYNELHAYLASCGVDGVKVDVQNIIETLGEGHGGRVALTRAYHQALEASIARNFPDNGCIACMCHNTDGMYSAKQTAVVRASDDFYPRDPASHTIHISSVAYNTLFLGEFMQPDWDMFHSLHPAAEYHAAARAIGGCAIYVSDKPGNHNFELLKKLVLPDGSVLRAQLPGRPTRDCLFVDTARDGTSLLKIWNTNKCSGVVGVFNCQGAGWCKITKKTRIHDASPGTLSGSVRATDVEVMAQIAGADWNGETIVYAHKSGELILLPKGTLLPVTL, encoded by the exons ATGACGGTGACACCGAAAATCTACATCAACGATGGAAACCTGGTTGTGCATGGGAAGACTGTACTGACGGGAGTACCCGACAACATTGTGCTGACTCCGGGGACCGGCGGGCTCGTCGGAGGTGCCTTTGTCGGTGCAACATCGTCTGCTAGCAAAAGCCTCCATGTTTTTCCCATGGGTATATTAGA GGGTCTCCGATTCATGTGCTGTTTCCGGTTCAAGCTATGGTGGATGACCCAGAGAATGGGGACCTGTGGAAAAGATGTTCCATTGGAGACCCAATTCATGCTCATCGAGAGCAAAGACGGCACTGTTGATGATGAAGCCAACCAAGGAGACACACCAACCATCTACACCgtcttcctccctcttcttgAAGGCCAGTTCCGTGCCGTTCTTCAGGGCAACGAGAACAATGAGATAGAGATTTGCCTCGAGAGTG GAGACAATGCTGTTGAGACAAATCAAGGGCTTCACATGGTCTACATGCATGCTGGAACCAATCCTTTCGATGTCATCAACCAGGCTGTAaa GGCCGTCGAAAAACATATGCAAACTTTCCTTCACagggagaagaaaaaa TTGCCTTCTTTCCTTGACTGGTTTGGCTGGTGTACGTGGGACGCTTTCTATACCGACGTTACAGCTGAGGGCGTCGACGAAGGCCTTAAAAG CCTATCTAAGGGTGGAACCCCACCACGTTTCGTGATCATCGATGATGGTTGGCAACAGATAGGCAACGAGGCAAAAGATTCCAACTGCGTCGTCCAAGAAGGAGCACA ATTCGCTAGCAGACTCACGGgaattaaagaaaatgaaaagttCCAAAAGAATGGCCAGAACAATGACCAAGTGCCAGGTCTGATGATCGTCGTAGATGAAGCAAAGCAAAACCACAACGTGAA ATTTGTGTATGTATGGCATGCACTTGCTGGTTATTGGGGTGGGGTGAAACCGGCTGCTACAGGCATGGAGCACTACGACACTGCATTGGCGTACCCAGTCCAGTCACCAGGAGTAATGGGCAACCAGCCAGACATTGTCATGGACAGCCTTGCTGTGCATGGACTTGGGCTTGTGCCCCCAAAGAAGGTGTTCAACTTCTATAACGAGCTTCATGCCTACCTTGCCTCTTGTGGGGTTGATGGAGTTAAGGTCGATGTCCAGAACATCATTGAGACCCTTGGGGAAGGCCATGGTGGCCGTGTTGCACTCACCCGTGCCTATCACCAGGCCCTAGAAGCCTCCATTGCTCGCAACTTCCCTGACAATGGCTGCATTGCTTGCATGTGCCATAACACTGATGGGATGTACAGTGCCAAGCAGACGGCTGTGGTGAGAGCTTCTGATGACTTCTACCCTCGGGACCCAGCATCTCACACCATCCACATATCCTCGGTGGCATACAACACTCTTTTCCTTGGAGAATTCATGCAACCCGACTGGGATATGTTCCAT AGTCTACACCCAGCTGCAGAGTATCATGCTGCTGCTCGAGCAATTGGTGGTTGTGCTATCTATGTCAG TGACAAGCCAGGCAACCACAACTTCGAGCTCTTGAAGAAGCTGGTCCTCCCTGACGGGTCTGTACTGCGTGCCCAGCTCCCTGGCCGGCCGACACGTGATTGTCTTTTTGTGGACACTGCTAGAGATGGAACCAG CTTGCTGAAAATATGGAACACAAACAAATGCTCTGGCGTGGTGGGTGTGTTCAACTGCCAAGGTGCTGGATGGTGCAAGATTACCAAGAAGACACGCATTCACGATGCATCCCCTGGCACACTCTCTGGCTCTGTCCGTGCCACTGATGTTGAAGTAATGGCTCAAATTGCTGGAGCTGATTGGAATGGTGAAACCATTGTCTATGCCCATAAATCAG GGGAATTGATTCTGCTACCAAAAGGTACATTACTGCCTGTAACCCTCTAA